The following coding sequences lie in one Silene latifolia isolate original U9 population chromosome 5, ASM4854445v1, whole genome shotgun sequence genomic window:
- the LOC141655118 gene encoding uncharacterized protein LOC141655118: MKNLTNLERSKINETLLNNSINEKPRHGIINEVAARFSVDRKTITRLWMEAQKQRTSSLPVNVSSKKKGNKKVGRAILDEEKLKSIDLLDRSTQHSLATHLGVSQSTVSRWVMSKQIRSHTNALKPGLTDKNKLARLIFSLQHLVYHKHTKIIVFKDQSNIIHMDEKWFSKTKPTTRFYLAKGETDPHRCLQSKSFIEKVMFMCAVGRPLYGSNGELIFDGKIGIWPFVVEIPAQRNSKNRVAGTMETKCIESINKQVTKDMIINRVLPAIKAKWPSNVSKRIIIQQDNARPHFSNDDLDFKRAATSDGWQIELAIKLDELISNTIKAYEEQDALKLKYVWITLQACMVEVMKKKGGIDYPIPHMHKTKLAAQGLLPEYLDANIDLVKECIQYVQNVGDPSTISKLVNSLNSLTENAENQASTSDTSNEPTGDNEPVGTITEAG; this comes from the exons ATGAAGAATCTGACCAACTTAGAAAGATCAAAAATAAATGAAACACTATTGAATAACAGCATAAATGAAAAACCAAGACATGGTATTATCAATGAAGTGGCAGCAAGGTTTTCAGTCGACAGGAAAACAATAACAAGGTTATGGATGGAAGCACAAAAACAGAGAACTTCATCCTTACCAGTGAATGTGAGCAGCAAAAAGAAAGGCAACAAAAAGGTGGGAAGAGCAATTTTAGATGAGGAGAAGCTCAAATCAATTGACCTACTGGATAGGTCAACACAACACTCATTGGCCACGCACTTAGGTGTAAGCCAATCAACCGTTTCAAGATGGGTGATGTCAAAACAAATCAGGTCACACACAAATGCACTCAAACCAGGTTTGACTGATAAAAACAAACTTGCTAGATTAATTTTCAGTCTACAACATTTAGTATATCATAAGCACACTAAAATAATTGTTTTCAAAGATCAAAGCAATATTATTCACATGGATGAGAAATGGTTTTCTAAAACTAAACCTACTACAAGGTTTTATTTGGCTAAAGGTGAAACTGACCCACATAGATGTTTACAATCAAAGAGTTTCATAGAAAAGGTGATGTTCATGTGTGCAGTAGGTAGACCATTATATGGGTCAAATGGTGAATTAATTTTTGATGGCAAAATAGGAATATGGCCATTTGTTGTTGAAATACCAGCACAACGAAACTCAAAAAATAGAGTAGCAGGAACAATGGAAACCAAGTGTATTGAGTCTATAAACAAGCAAGTAACAAAAGACATGATAATAAATCGTGTGTTGCCAGCTATAAAGGCTAAATGGCCTTCTAATGTTAGTAAACGCATAATCATTCAACAAGATAATGCCCGTCCCCATTTTAGCAATGATGATCTTGATTTTAAAAGGGCAGCAACATCAGATGGATGGCAGATTGAATTG GCAATCAAATTGGATGAGTTAATCAGCAATACAATCAAGGCATATGAAGAACAAGATGCACTAAAGCTGAAGTATGTCTGGATAACATTGCAAGCATGTATGGTAGaagtaatgaaaaaaaaaggtGGCATAGACTACCCAATTCCACATATGCATAAGACAAAACTAGCAGCACAAGGTTTATTGCCTGAATATCTTGATGCTAACATCGATTTAGTGAAAGAATGCATACAATATGTACAGAATGTTGGTGATCCAAGCACTATAAGTAAATTAGTTAATTCACTAAACAGTTTGACAGAGAATGCAGAAAATCAAGCAAGTACCAGTGACACCAGTAATGAACCAACAGGGGACAATGAACCTGTTGGCACCATTACTGAAGCAGGTTAA
- the LOC141655120 gene encoding homeobox-leucine zipper protein ATHB-4-like, translated as MTMEMDVKPAPLVIDLEEMEKTKVGSPNSTLSSNADAGKNFGGFQSDDEEGGSGGGSDGGRGRRGERKKLRLSKEQIMVLERAFGEHTTLNTKQKLSLAREVKLKPRQVEVWFQNRRARTKLKQTEVDCEYLRRFSETLKEQNMKLQKEVQELRAALKMGLSDQSAMHGQIMCSSCNSVSLSPSFASSSKTPTAGVLHRPAPLNLNKLSLTINNNMFVSNLPRV; from the exons ATGACGATGGAGATGGATGTAAAACCAGCACCATTGGTAATAGATTTGGAGGAAATGGAGAAAACCAAAGTTGGTTCCCCAAATAGCACCTTATCAAGCAATGCTGATGCTGGCAAGAATTTTGGTGGATTTCAAAGCGACGACGAAGaaggtggtagtggtggtggtagtgaCGGTGGCCGCGGTAGACGTGGAGAGAGGAAGAAACTCAGGCTTTCTAAGGAGCAGATCATGGTGTTGGAACGGGCTTTTGGGGAACACACCACTCTTAATACG AAGCAAAAGTTGAGCTTAGCAAGAGAAGTTAAGCTAAAGCCAAGGCAAGTAGAGGTCTGGTTTCAAAACAGAAGGGCAAG GACAAAGCTAAAGCAAACAGAAGTGGACTGTGAATATCTGAGGAGGTTCTCCGAGACGTTGAAAGAACAAAACATGAAGCTACAGAAGGAGGTGCAGGAACTAAGGGCGGCGCTGAAGATGGGACTTTCTGATCAGTCAGCGATGCATGGGCAGATCATGTGCTCATCATGCAATAGTGTATCTCTTTCTCCTTCCTTCGCTAGCAGCAGTAAAACTCCGACTGCTGGTGTCTTACACCGCCCTGCCCCTTTGAATCTAAACAAGTTGTCTCTGACGATAAACAATAACATGTTCGTATCTAACCTTCCCCGTGTATAA
- the LOC141657117 gene encoding actin-related protein 2/3 complex subunit 5A-like — protein sequence MAGHEDFMEAENAEAIITRIEHKSRKIESLLKQYKPVEALKTAITKDDRCKSANWIAVHRAIMAIKDVDGMLSSLDAEYYDILIKYLYKGLSTGDRPTCDQCLRIHEKLTQKAGLGCILRCLADKENMV from the exons ATGGCAGGACATGAAGATTTCATGGAAGCAGAAAATGCAGAAGCAATTATCACAAGAATTGAGCATAAATCTCGCAAGATCGAAAGTCTTCTCAAACA GTATAAACCTGTTGAAGCTCTTAAAACTGCAATCACCAAAGACGACCGTTGCAAG TCGGCGAATTGGATAGCTGTGCATCGGGCAATCATGGCAATTAAAGATGTTGATGGAATGCTCTCTTCTTTAGATGCTGAGTACTATGACATTCTCATCAA GTATTTGTATAAAGGTCTATCTACTGGAGATCGGCCTACATGTGATCAATGCCTCAGAATACATGAAAAACTCACACAGAAAGCTGGTTTAGGATGCATCCTGCGCTGTCTTGCTGATAAAGAGAACATGGTATAA